A window from Balaenoptera musculus isolate JJ_BM4_2016_0621 chromosome 8, mBalMus1.pri.v3, whole genome shotgun sequence encodes these proteins:
- the SLC43A3 gene encoding solute carrier family 43 member 3 has product MQGQRLPLRVATLLTGLLECLGFAGVLFGWASLVFVFKTEHYFEELCEPNARLMGNATGLDDCKAQDERFSLIFTLASFMNNFMTFPTGYIFDRFKTTVARLIAIFLYTSATLTIAFISADSAVLLFLAMPMLTVGGILFLITNLQIGNLFGKHRSTIITMYNGAFDSSSSVFLIIKLLYEQGISLRASFIFISVCSAWHVGRTFLLMPRGHIPYPLPPNYSYGLCSGDGPGEEEKKTVESQKLELSEEFISPKKEIPTPGQQQEPRSFRSYAFSRRFAWHLVWLSVIQLWHYLFIGTLNSLLSNLASGDRVLVSTYTNAFAITQFFGVLCAPWNGLLMDRLKYKYQEEARKTGSSASAAALCSTVPSLVLTSLLCLGFALCASIPVLPLQYATFILQVINRSFLYGGNAAFLTLAFPSEHFGKLFGLVMALSAVVSLLQFPIFTLIKGPLQNDPFYVNVMLALVTLLTFVHPFLVYRECWQKESTPGVA; this is encoded by the exons ATGCAGGGCCAGAGGCTGCCCCTTCGTGTGGCCACCCTGCTGACGGGGCTGCTGGAATGCCTCGGCTTTGCGGGCGTCCTCTTCGGCTGGGCATCCCTGGTGTTTGTCTTCAAAACAGAACATTACTTCGAGGAGCTGTGTGAACCGAATGCCAGGCTGATGGGCAATGCCACGGGGCTGGATG ACTGCAAAGCCCAGGACGAGCGCTTCTCACTCATCTTCACCCTGGCATCCTTCATGAACAACTTCATGACGTTCCCCACTGGCTACATCTTTGACCGTTTCAAGACCACCGTGGCCCGCCTCATAGCCAT ATTTCTCTACACCAGCGCCACGCTTACCATAGCCTTCATCTCTGCAG ACTCAGCTGTGCTGCTCTTCCTGGCCATGCCCATGCTCACCGTGGGAGGAATCCTGTTTCTGATCACCAACCTGCAG ATCGGGAACCTATTTGGCAAACACCGCTCAACCATCATCACCATGTACAATGGAGCATTTGACTCTTCCTCATCAGTCTTCCTTATCATTAAG CTCCTTTATGAACAGGGCATCAGTCTCAGGGCCTCCTTCATCTTCATCTCTGtctgcagtgcctggcatgttggGCGTACTTTCCTTCTGATGCCCCGGGGGCACATCCCCTACCCGCTGCCCCCCAACTACAGCTATGG CCTGTGCTCTGGGGATGGCCccggagaggaagagaagaaaacggTTGAGTCCCAAAAGCTGGAGCTTTCAGAGGAGTTCATTTCACCAAAGAAAG aGATCCCAACACCAGGGCAGCAGCAGGAACCCCGCTCTTTCCGGAGCTACGCTTTCTCTCGGCGCTTTGCCTGGCACCTGGTGTGGCTGTCTGTGATACAGTTGTGGCACTACCTCTTCATCGGCACCCTCAACTCTCTGCTGAGCAACTTGGCCAGTGGGGACAGGGTACTAG TCAGCACCTACACAAATGCCTTTGCCATCACTCAGTTCTTTGGAGTGCTGTGTGCCCCCTGGAATGGCCTGCTCATGGATCGGCTTAAATACAAGTACCAGGAGGAAGCAAGAAAGACAG GTTCCTCGGCCTCGGCGGCGGCCCTGTGCTCAACAGTGCCTTCGCTGGTCCTGACGTCTCTGCTGTGCCTGGGCTTCGCCCTCTGCGCCTCCATCCCTGTCCTCCCCCTGCAGTACGCCACCTTCATCCTGCAAGTGATCAACCGCTCCTTCCTCTACGGGGGCAATGCTGCCTTCCTCACCCTCGC GTTCCCTTCAGAGCACTTTGGGAAGCTTTTTGGGCTAGTGATGGCCTTATCGGCTGTCGTGTCTCTGCTCCAGTTCCCCATCTTCACCCTCATCAAAGGCCCCCTCCAGAATGACCCGTTCTAT GTGAATGTGATGCTGGCGCTCGTCACTCTTCTGACGTTCGTCCACCCCTTCCTGGTGTACCGGGAGTGCTGGCAGAAAGAAAGCACCCCTGGGGTCGCCTAG